In one Thermococcus sp. 2319x1 genomic region, the following are encoded:
- a CDS encoding uracil-DNA glycosylase family protein — MYITNVVKCNPPENRLKGFGEKELGLLERELDILKPKAIFAIGKTARKALEKLDLDALYLKHPAWYVRRGIKEPNEEILEEYEEIRKAFVSIHGGTV, encoded by the coding sequence GTGTACATTACTAATGTTGTTAAGTGCAATCCTCCGGAAAACAGGCTGAAAGGATTTGGAGAAAAGGAACTGGGGCTTTTGGAGAGGGAGCTCGATATCCTCAAGCCTAAAGCCATTTTTGCCATTGGAAAAACCGCCCGGAAAGCCCTGGAAAAGCTTGACCTTGATGCACTTTACCTTAAACATCCAGCCTGGTACGTTAGGAGAGGAATAAAAGAACCAAACGAGGAGATTCTTGAAGAGTATGAAGAAATAAGAAAGGCATTTGTCTCAATTCATGGCGGGACAGTTTAG
- a CDS encoding diphthine--ammonia ligase yields MRGVTFFSGGKDGLYALYLAEKRGIKVPYLLALKTSIGLSPHWENFDALKIIANAMGKTLLTFDMAEGGDSLARFIASLEVDYLIAGDVFIEEHLKWVEWLAEKAGVRSLEPLWGRNTLELAEEILNTGFEYAIIAVNKEKLGKDWLGYKFSSLEDLDVFLDKNPAVDPLGERGEFHTVTLSGPLFRERFKLEKLSIEKSEKYWWLRFKVMRDDRKA; encoded by the coding sequence TTGAGGGGTGTAACTTTTTTCTCAGGTGGAAAGGATGGATTATACGCCCTCTATCTTGCCGAAAAGAGAGGTATCAAAGTTCCCTATTTACTTGCCCTCAAGACTTCAATTGGACTATCTCCCCACTGGGAAAATTTTGATGCCCTTAAGATCATTGCAAATGCCATGGGGAAAACTCTCCTTACCTTTGACATGGCAGAAGGAGGAGATTCTTTAGCCAGATTCATAGCATCCCTTGAAGTTGATTATCTCATAGCGGGGGACGTATTCATAGAAGAACACCTAAAGTGGGTGGAGTGGCTTGCTGAAAAAGCCGGTGTTAGAAGCTTAGAACCCCTGTGGGGACGAAATACGCTTGAGCTAGCCGAAGAGATTCTTAATACTGGCTTTGAATATGCAATAATTGCAGTAAATAAGGAAAAACTTGGAAAAGACTGGTTAGGATATAAGTTTTCCTCCCTGGAAGATTTAGATGTATTCTTAGACAAGAACCCCGCCGTAGATCCGCTCGGTGAAAGGGGAGAGTTCCACACGGTAACACTCTCCGGCCCACTCTTTAGGGAGCGTTTTAAGCTTGAAAAGCTTTCCATTGAGAAAAGCGAAAAGTATTGGTGGTTAAGGTTTAAGGTGATGAGGGATGATCGAAAAGCTTAA
- the cobZ gene encoding alpha-ribazole phosphatase CobZ translates to MIEKLNSKGVTLEKMLDTALELYIGEEREKVKEKLKEIMLHYLNDINVQALLTAALLLEENFKVEGDPVSLVADELIGIDIAEYIGGKMALFNFFYYDTKKPGILKELPPFLDDAIGGFIAGCMTKLFELTSSGTPNEGGGITI, encoded by the coding sequence ATGATCGAAAAGCTTAATTCCAAAGGGGTAACCCTTGAAAAAATGCTCGATACTGCCCTGGAGCTCTACATCGGAGAAGAGAGAGAAAAGGTCAAAGAAAAACTCAAGGAAATCATGCTCCATTACCTAAACGATATAAATGTCCAAGCGCTTTTGACAGCTGCTCTGCTCCTGGAAGAGAACTTCAAAGTTGAAGGTGATCCCGTCAGCTTGGTTGCCGATGAGCTTATAGGAATTGACATAGCTGAATACATTGGGGGCAAAATGGCGCTCTTCAACTTCTTTTACTATGACACAAAAAAGCCGGGGATTTTAAAGGAGCTTCCTCCTTTCCTGGATGATGCCATAGGAGGATTCATTGCCGGATGCATGACAAAGCTCTTCGAGCTCACTTCATCCGGGACTCCCAACGAAGGGGGAGGAATAACAATCTAA
- a CDS encoding ABC transporter ATP-binding protein: MEAIAVEDLTKSYGEIKALDSLTFSVQEGGILGIIGPNGAGKTTLVRILSLLLKPDKGRILLYGHEVNSRKSEIKNLFALLPQEAKSHFYTLTPFEYIYHYLRMRGFSRKDAKIRAGKAVEEFGIDYADKIMSTLSGGMVRKTLLAMILSADAKIYYLDEPTVGLDVENRLKLWEILREKSKNSTVVITSHYLNEISSVCDNVLLLKKGRVVAFGKPEKIARQYLSQFHSKIVVFGEFTKEDYTTRRAGKNTFVYTKSKSEEREVIEELKDTGIPFKREELTIEDIFLVGDLR, from the coding sequence ATGGAAGCAATAGCAGTTGAAGATCTCACCAAGAGCTATGGAGAAATCAAAGCCCTCGATTCCTTAACTTTTTCAGTGCAGGAAGGGGGCATTCTCGGGATTATTGGGCCGAACGGTGCGGGAAAAACAACCTTAGTGAGAATTCTCAGTTTACTGCTTAAACCGGACAAGGGCAGAATACTCCTGTACGGTCATGAGGTTAATTCCCGCAAAAGCGAAATTAAAAACCTCTTTGCGCTCCTGCCTCAAGAGGCAAAGTCCCATTTTTACACCCTCACGCCTTTCGAGTACATTTACCACTACCTCAGGATGCGTGGATTTTCAAGGAAAGATGCCAAGATTCGGGCTGGAAAGGCTGTGGAGGAGTTTGGCATTGACTATGCCGATAAGATAATGTCAACGCTTTCGGGTGGCATGGTGAGGAAAACTCTGCTCGCCATGATTTTGTCGGCTGATGCTAAAATCTACTATCTGGATGAGCCTACTGTGGGGCTCGACGTTGAAAATCGCCTGAAGTTGTGGGAAATATTGAGAGAAAAAAGCAAGAACTCCACCGTAGTAATAACAAGCCACTATTTGAACGAAATTTCCAGCGTATGCGACAACGTGCTTCTCCTTAAAAAAGGAAGGGTGGTTGCTTTTGGTAAACCCGAGAAAATTGCACGGCAGTATCTATCACAGTTCCATTCGAAGATAGTTGTTTTTGGGGAGTTTACCAAGGAGGACTATACAACAAGGAGGGCAGGGAAGAACACTTTCGTCTATACCAAGTCAAAATCAGAGGAAAGAGAGGTGATTGAGGAGCTAAAAGATACTGGAATCCCTTTTAAAAGAGAGGAACTGACCATAGAAGATATATTCCTTGTGGGGGATTTGAGATGA
- a CDS encoding radical SAM/SPASM domain-containing protein: protein MNTEDLYLKLQRLVDSGVFYWRKEEGRGLVLHKISSKKDTKGFEVYTDLGTIALLELAKSHVPYEKIVSMMQNAFGMTRENAEAMLYERLSKLLGFTTEFLSPYPQAHPYSYSAPHLAAVEITSYCNLACKYCYANSGPHTNLYMSFDEVLHVFDELETLRIPILWVTGGEPLLHPEIDKILRDAQDRGFYVIVATNGTPLYKNQKLLSIVKEYVDEIQIALDGATRDTHEFYRGYGTYDKVIWAIKNLARDKNHHRTMIVVGTTIGKRNLHELPDIIKLVDSLGADSWVYGALIPIGRGKFIKSEGLSLNELVEAYHLILQGSKQAKNVTVLKSLAGVTPLNPPPTKPTARCGAVNFQIQIHTNGDVYPCVFLRDQKFKLGNIFQNSLKDILASPLAEYFRIGIDDPEKDKFNLVAPECRQCVLYKKGYCNTFCKAIPRELYCTKDIPGSPLNQLYTSKLEGEEWKQ from the coding sequence ATGAACACTGAAGATTTGTATTTGAAGCTTCAGAGGCTTGTTGACTCAGGAGTTTTCTACTGGAGAAAAGAGGAAGGACGGGGATTAGTACTTCACAAGATTAGTAGCAAAAAGGATACAAAAGGTTTTGAAGTTTACACAGACCTTGGAACTATTGCACTACTTGAACTTGCTAAGTCACATGTACCTTATGAAAAAATTGTTTCAATGATGCAAAATGCTTTTGGAATGACTCGAGAAAATGCCGAGGCTATGCTCTACGAACGCCTAAGCAAATTGCTGGGATTTACTACAGAATTCCTTTCTCCATATCCCCAAGCACACCCATACTCATACTCTGCTCCTCATCTAGCAGCAGTAGAGATTACATCCTACTGTAATTTGGCTTGCAAATACTGTTATGCTAATTCTGGACCTCACACAAATCTGTACATGAGTTTTGATGAAGTTTTGCATGTGTTTGACGAACTTGAAACTCTTAGAATCCCAATTTTATGGGTTACTGGAGGAGAACCCCTTCTTCATCCAGAGATTGACAAAATACTAAGAGATGCTCAAGATCGTGGATTTTATGTGATAGTTGCCACTAATGGAACTCCATTGTATAAGAATCAAAAATTGTTGTCCATTGTTAAGGAGTATGTTGATGAAATCCAGATAGCATTGGATGGAGCAACACGAGACACTCACGAATTTTATCGGGGGTATGGGACTTATGATAAAGTAATTTGGGCTATCAAAAACCTTGCCAGAGATAAGAACCATCATAGAACAATGATCGTTGTTGGCACTACCATAGGTAAAAGAAACTTGCATGAATTGCCCGATATTATTAAACTCGTTGATTCATTAGGAGCGGATAGCTGGGTTTATGGAGCATTAATCCCTATTGGTAGAGGAAAATTCATAAAATCCGAAGGGCTCTCCCTTAACGAACTAGTAGAGGCATACCACTTGATACTTCAAGGATCAAAACAAGCAAAAAATGTAACTGTGTTGAAGTCTTTAGCGGGTGTGACACCCCTTAATCCGCCCCCTACAAAACCAACTGCCAGATGCGGCGCAGTTAATTTTCAAATACAAATACATACAAATGGGGATGTATATCCTTGCGTCTTTCTTAGGGATCAAAAGTTTAAATTAGGCAATATTTTTCAAAACTCTTTAAAAGACATATTGGCATCTCCCCTTGCAGAATACTTCAGGATCGGCATTGATGATCCTGAAAAGGATAAATTCAACTTGGTTGCTCCTGAATGCAGACAATGCGTTCTTTATAAGAAAGGATATTGCAACACGTTTTGCAAGGCCATACCCCGAGAACTGTATTGCACAAAAGATATTCCAGGCTCCCCATTAAACCAATTGTACACCTCCAAGTTGGAGGGGGAAGAATGGAAGCAATAG
- the cobS gene encoding adenosylcobinamide-GDP ribazoletransferase, with amino-acid sequence MRNIIPFMTRVPIRGDFEKARNEIWAFPLLATLTSSLPTLILYLDLPMKNILAILSLYSTIGLLHLDGLADWADGIMVKGDRERKIEAMKDLNTGIAGIFAVAMVLLVQIYSLNYLPFYAIFLAELNSKYAMLLALATKKPLGSGLGWYFMEKMNKRQLAVGTLLYSILIFPIGFYNPKAIFSVVGLLVSAYVMKVSIDNFGGLNGDCIGAIAEITRAGTLLLTAFVWWYL; translated from the coding sequence ATGAGAAACATCATCCCGTTTATGACAAGAGTCCCAATAAGGGGAGACTTCGAAAAAGCCAGGAATGAAATATGGGCCTTTCCTCTGCTTGCTACCCTTACCTCCTCTCTGCCCACTTTGATTTTATACCTTGACCTTCCTATGAAAAACATCTTAGCAATTCTCTCGCTTTACTCCACAATAGGCCTACTCCACTTGGACGGGCTAGCCGATTGGGCCGATGGAATTATGGTTAAAGGAGACAGAGAAAGGAAAATTGAAGCCATGAAAGACCTGAACACGGGTATAGCTGGAATTTTTGCCGTTGCAATGGTACTTCTTGTCCAGATATACTCCCTAAACTACCTCCCATTTTATGCAATATTTCTGGCTGAGCTGAACTCAAAGTATGCAATGCTCCTTGCTTTAGCCACCAAAAAACCACTTGGATCAGGATTAGGATGGTATTTTATGGAAAAGATGAACAAAAGGCAATTGGCTGTTGGCACCTTGTTATACTCGATCCTCATCTTCCCTATAGGATTTTATAACCCAAAGGCCATTTTTTCAGTTGTTGGACTTTTGGTTAGTGCATACGTCATGAAGGTTAGTATAGACAATTTCGGAGGTTTAAATGGGGACTGCATTGGAGCAATAGCAGAGATAACAAGAGCCGGAACACTTTTACTTACGGCTTTTGTCTGGTGGTATCTATGA
- a CDS encoding NTP transferase domain-containing protein, giving the protein MIIILAGGKSTRMGKEKPVLKIADKEMLLWVYNESSKIDETLVALSKNTPKTMELCLREGIPFVNTPGRGYVEDVQWLLSEFGPFVSVSADLPFVKACDVALIRRELEKKKTSITGVLPLNIVPKDLGVTAYRGYAIVGINGVSYEGEKFVELRNPLLAINVNTPRELELANRIAKLLYIKFTQDVIEV; this is encoded by the coding sequence ATGATAATCATCTTAGCGGGTGGAAAATCTACCAGAATGGGAAAAGAAAAGCCAGTGTTGAAAATAGCAGATAAAGAAATGCTCCTCTGGGTTTACAATGAGAGCTCAAAGATAGATGAAACCCTTGTTGCCCTCTCGAAGAACACGCCAAAAACAATGGAACTATGCCTCCGGGAGGGGATTCCCTTCGTTAACACGCCGGGAAGAGGATACGTTGAAGACGTTCAGTGGCTCTTGAGTGAGTTTGGACCATTTGTAAGCGTCTCAGCTGACCTGCCTTTCGTGAAGGCGTGTGATGTTGCCCTTATAAGGAGAGAGCTTGAAAAGAAAAAAACCAGCATCACCGGAGTTTTGCCTTTAAACATAGTCCCAAAAGACCTTGGAGTCACAGCTTACAGAGGATACGCAATTGTAGGAATTAACGGAGTTTCCTATGAGGGAGAAAAATTCGTCGAGCTGAGAAATCCTCTTTTGGCCATAAACGTGAACACACCAAGGGAGCTTGAACTTGCAAACAGAATTGCCAAGCTCCTATATATCAAGTTCACTCAGGATGTGATTGAGGTCTAA
- a CDS encoding cobyric acid synthase — protein sequence MGRALMIQGTSSGAGKSLLALALCRILTNLGYDVVPFKSQNMSLNSAPSIEGGEISRAQYLQALACKKKPSVRFNPILLKPEGNMRSQVVFMGKPIGSVSAREYMLSTKEELFKRAMKVLDELMHSHDIVVIEGAGSPVEINLKDYDIANMRVARHANAKVILVADIDRGGSFASIVGTMELLSEEERELVMGFVFNKFRGDKSLLEPGFGYLEQKYGKRVLGVIPYVDHKLPEEDSLAEFPKVKGELHIQIIKLPHISNFTDFEPLHWANGVDYVTRADEIEGDLIIIPGSKNTVEDLLWMRDNGIEDAIINAHSEGSFVVGICGGFQMLGKEIIDNVESKRGKVRGIGLLPAKTVFTMEKRTNHLKSEILWEQAMEMEVEGYEIRMGRSTSERPFSIIKEINGAKAFEPEGAIGERTFGTYLHGIFHNFAFTKRLLNMLRLEKGLEPLSLKEWSLEGEIERFSRVVEENLDLNHILSELDI from the coding sequence ATGGGTAGAGCTTTAATGATCCAGGGGACTTCCTCAGGGGCTGGAAAATCCTTATTGGCCCTTGCGTTATGCAGGATTCTTACAAACCTCGGCTACGATGTGGTTCCCTTCAAGAGCCAGAACATGAGCCTAAATTCTGCTCCAAGCATTGAAGGGGGAGAAATAAGCAGGGCTCAATATTTGCAGGCTTTGGCGTGTAAGAAGAAGCCCTCTGTGAGGTTCAATCCTATTCTTCTAAAACCTGAGGGGAACATGAGAAGTCAAGTAGTTTTTATGGGGAAGCCCATCGGGAGTGTCTCAGCCAGAGAATACATGCTTTCCACCAAGGAGGAGCTCTTTAAAAGGGCCATGAAGGTTCTGGATGAGCTTATGCATAGTCATGATATCGTAGTAATTGAGGGAGCGGGCTCCCCTGTGGAGATAAACTTGAAGGATTACGATATTGCAAACATGCGGGTTGCAAGGCATGCAAATGCCAAAGTTATTCTCGTTGCTGATATAGATAGGGGAGGTAGTTTTGCTTCAATAGTAGGCACGATGGAGCTTTTGAGCGAGGAGGAAAGGGAGCTAGTTATGGGATTTGTTTTTAACAAGTTTAGGGGAGATAAATCTCTCCTTGAACCCGGCTTTGGGTATCTGGAGCAGAAATATGGGAAGAGAGTCTTGGGGGTTATTCCCTATGTGGATCACAAACTGCCAGAGGAAGATTCCTTAGCAGAGTTTCCTAAAGTTAAAGGTGAGCTGCACATACAGATCATCAAGCTTCCACATATAAGCAACTTCACCGATTTCGAACCCCTTCATTGGGCCAACGGTGTTGATTATGTAACGAGGGCGGATGAGATAGAGGGTGACCTCATAATAATCCCGGGGAGCAAAAACACGGTGGAAGACTTGCTCTGGATGAGGGATAACGGGATTGAAGATGCCATAATAAACGCCCACAGTGAGGGTTCATTCGTTGTGGGAATCTGCGGTGGCTTTCAGATGCTTGGGAAGGAGATAATAGACAATGTCGAGTCAAAGAGAGGCAAGGTTAGGGGCATCGGTCTTCTGCCAGCTAAGACGGTCTTCACGATGGAGAAGAGAACCAACCACCTGAAATCGGAAATACTGTGGGAGCAAGCCATGGAAATGGAAGTTGAAGGCTACGAGATAAGGATGGGGCGCTCTACAAGTGAGAGACCGTTCTCAATAATAAAGGAGATAAACGGTGCCAAAGCCTTCGAGCCCGAGGGGGCTATAGGTGAGAGAACCTTTGGAACGTATCTCCACGGAATCTTCCACAACTTCGCATTCACAAAGCGGCTTTTAAACATGCTTCGCTTGGAAAAGGGTCTCGAGCCCTTAAGCCTCAAGGAATGGAGTCTGGAGGGGGAAATTGAAAGATTTTCCAGAGTTGTGGAAGAAAACTTAGACCTCAATCACATCCTGAGTGAACTTGATATATAG
- a CDS encoding ABC transporter substrate-binding protein translates to MKKIGILLALLMFGVVVAGCIGQTANTTTETTEKKVTPTTTTANTVSETQTPAPKYPLAIVDFAGRKVTIEKEPQRIVSLAPSITETLYFIGALDKVVGVTKFDNYPENVQEGRTVVGGFSDPSIEVIASLNPDLIVGTSMHLKYLEQLEKIAPVIIIDPKSIEEIYKAVELLGKVTNKEEKANEVVNNMQSKIEEIRSKVKDAPRVKVFYIVWSDPLMTAGNATFINDLIILAGGENIFGDTQGWPQVSVEEVLARNPEVIILPPHAGMSAEDLCNTQLINTDAVKNGRVYTLSSDDIVSRPSPRIVEGLEEIAKFLHQDVFNFTYQPLVCEATAG, encoded by the coding sequence ATGAAGAAGATTGGCATCCTGCTTGCACTGCTTATGTTTGGAGTTGTTGTGGCGGGCTGTATCGGGCAAACCGCCAATACCACAACAGAAACCACTGAAAAAAAAGTGACACCCACGACAACCACGGCAAATACAGTAAGCGAAACCCAAACTCCCGCTCCTAAATATCCATTAGCTATAGTCGATTTTGCCGGAAGGAAGGTCACCATAGAGAAAGAGCCCCAGAGAATAGTTTCTTTAGCTCCAAGTATAACGGAAACCCTCTATTTCATAGGCGCTCTCGACAAAGTTGTTGGAGTGACAAAATTCGACAACTACCCAGAGAACGTTCAAGAAGGGAGAACCGTTGTCGGGGGATTTTCTGATCCCAGCATAGAGGTGATAGCATCTTTGAATCCAGACCTTATAGTTGGTACTTCAATGCATCTCAAATACTTAGAACAACTTGAAAAGATAGCCCCGGTCATAATCATTGATCCAAAAAGTATAGAGGAGATTTATAAAGCAGTTGAACTTTTGGGAAAAGTTACGAATAAAGAGGAGAAAGCAAATGAAGTCGTGAATAACATGCAAAGTAAGATTGAAGAAATAAGATCAAAAGTAAAGGATGCTCCAAGAGTAAAGGTCTTTTACATAGTCTGGAGCGACCCTCTGATGACCGCTGGTAACGCCACTTTCATTAACGATCTCATAATATTGGCAGGGGGAGAAAACATATTTGGAGATACTCAAGGGTGGCCGCAAGTGAGTGTTGAAGAAGTCTTGGCAAGGAATCCGGAGGTAATAATCCTTCCTCCACATGCGGGGATGAGTGCGGAAGACCTCTGCAACACTCAGCTTATTAACACAGATGCCGTAAAAAATGGGAGGGTTTACACTCTAAGCAGTGATGACATCGTTTCAAGGCCAAGTCCAAGGATAGTCGAGGGTTTGGAGGAAATCGCAAAGTTCTTACATCAAGATGTGTTTAACTTCACATATCAGCCTCTTGTATGTGAGGCTACGGCAGGCTGA
- the cobT gene encoding nicotinate-nucleotide--dimethylbenzimidazole phosphoribosyltransferase: protein MMLVVLGNTEVSLIPGISMAGATPELTKLTPPADAEYLFYERPKIIDAIPVTPEGHPTPAIITKAAKELAGFPIMVVRGGTYMAPLVPHIHISSHVGRDFRKEKALPEAREIMERAIILGKELNRLNPEELVIGESTPGGTTTAQAVLWALGYDAKTSSASPKNPQPLKEKVIAEGFKRAGIKEGELKDKPLLALEEFGDPMMATVIGIARKFKGKVILAGGTQMLAVAALLRAMGEELERFTIVTTKWVIKDRSSTFKETAEELGVEYQYANLDFSKSRFKGLRDYERGYVKEGVGAGGAAWLALKRGFTERDIEGRVEKLYEKLTKSP, encoded by the coding sequence ATGATGCTTGTGGTATTGGGAAACACCGAAGTATCTTTAATACCGGGAATAAGCATGGCAGGGGCAACGCCGGAGCTAACAAAACTAACTCCACCGGCAGATGCGGAATACCTTTTTTACGAAAGGCCGAAGATAATAGATGCAATACCCGTAACCCCAGAGGGACATCCAACTCCGGCAATAATTACAAAAGCGGCAAAAGAGCTTGCAGGTTTTCCCATTATGGTAGTCAGAGGAGGAACTTACATGGCACCCCTTGTGCCCCACATCCATATAAGCAGCCACGTTGGGAGGGACTTTAGAAAGGAAAAAGCTCTGCCAGAAGCGAGGGAAATAATGGAGAGGGCGATCATTCTTGGGAAAGAGCTAAACAGATTAAATCCCGAAGAGCTCGTTATTGGAGAGTCAACGCCGGGAGGAACAACAACAGCTCAAGCGGTTTTGTGGGCTCTTGGATACGATGCAAAGACTTCCTCGGCTTCCCCAAAAAATCCTCAACCCTTAAAAGAGAAGGTAATAGCAGAGGGGTTCAAAAGGGCGGGTATAAAAGAAGGGGAGCTTAAGGACAAACCATTACTAGCCTTGGAAGAGTTTGGCGACCCGATGATGGCCACAGTTATAGGGATCGCCCGGAAGTTCAAAGGAAAAGTAATACTCGCCGGTGGAACACAAATGCTGGCTGTTGCAGCCTTGTTAAGAGCTATGGGAGAAGAGCTCGAAAGGTTCACGATTGTGACAACAAAGTGGGTAATAAAAGACAGAAGCTCGACTTTCAAAGAAACGGCCGAGGAACTGGGAGTAGAGTACCAATATGCGAACTTGGACTTTTCAAAGAGCAGATTTAAAGGTCTTAGAGACTACGAAAGGGGCTACGTGAAAGAGGGGGTTGGAGCCGGAGGAGCTGCATGGCTGGCACTAAAGAGGGGATTCACTGAGAGAGATATCGAGGGGAGAGTGGAAAAGCTCTACGAAAAACTCACAAAGAGTCCTTAG
- a CDS encoding adenosylcobinamide amidohydrolase, with product MAFVHPFKSQMISLSNAPHNGGVFRANGFFFMQVHKNYNGDYKKDCLEFERANGLENFVGFMTAADIKKVLSIAEYGNVRAYITAGMTNPAIAGDEPPRFLSKTINIALVIEEGLTLGAMANAIMTATEAKTYTLLDLGYNATGTTSDGIGVFAFEGEGEWAGTATRLGIDIGRAVRKALKESLEKWEKTKDSL from the coding sequence ATGGCATTTGTGCACCCTTTTAAGTCTCAAATGATTTCTCTCAGTAATGCACCCCATAACGGTGGAGTTTTCAGAGCTAACGGGTTCTTTTTCATGCAGGTTCACAAAAATTATAACGGAGATTACAAGAAGGATTGTCTTGAATTTGAAAGGGCAAATGGGCTGGAGAATTTTGTAGGTTTCATGACTGCTGCAGATATAAAAAAGGTCCTCTCTATTGCAGAGTATGGAAACGTTAGGGCCTACATCACAGCGGGAATGACTAATCCCGCAATAGCTGGGGATGAGCCTCCCCGATTTTTAAGCAAAACAATCAACATAGCTCTGGTTATTGAAGAAGGGCTCACTCTGGGAGCTATGGCAAATGCAATAATGACGGCCACAGAAGCAAAAACATACACACTATTGGATCTCGGTTATAATGCTACTGGAACTACAAGTGATGGAATTGGAGTGTTTGCCTTCGAGGGAGAAGGGGAATGGGCAGGAACCGCCACAAGGCTTGGAATAGACATAGGGAGGGCGGTTAGAAAAGCTCTAAAAGAAAGCTTGGAGAAGTGGGAAAAAACTAAGGACTCTTTGTGA
- a CDS encoding 50S ribosomal protein L16 codes for MALRPAKIDRYVDKPAYTRREYIRGAPGPKITIFDMGNPAGDFEFEVSLHTAEPVQIRQNALEAARTQINRFLTKNVGRSNFHYKIRVYPFQVLRENPMATGRKADRYGNGMRRPFGKPIGLAARLKKDQKILTVRVNREHLKFAIAAMKRASMKFPCKCYYRIYDKEGNDVTTKILSTL; via the coding sequence ATGGCTTTGAGACCGGCCAAGATTGACAGATACGTTGATAAGCCCGCTTACACGAGAAGGGAATACATTAGAGGTGCTCCAGGTCCAAAAATTACTATCTTCGACATGGGGAATCCCGCTGGAGACTTTGAGTTTGAGGTTAGCCTTCACACAGCTGAGCCAGTCCAAATCAGGCAAAACGCCCTTGAAGCTGCAAGAACTCAAATCAACAGATTCCTCACAAAGAACGTCGGTAGGAGCAACTTCCACTACAAGATTAGGGTTTACCCATTCCAAGTGCTTAGAGAAAACCCGATGGCTACCGGAAGAAAGGCCGACCGTTACGGAAACGGTATGAGAAGGCCCTTTGGAAAGCCAATTGGATTGGCTGCAAGACTTAAGAAAGATCAGAAGATCCTCACCGTTAGGGTTAACAGAGAGCACCTAAAGTTTGCAATTGCCGCAATGAAGAGAGCAAGCATGAAATTCCCATGCAAGTGCTACTACAGAATCTACGACAAGGAAGGAAACGACGTAACAACCAAAATACTGTCAACACTTTGA